The following is a genomic window from Kineosporiaceae bacterium.
CCGCGAGCTGCGTCCGGTGTTCTACGTGCCCGGCCCGCAGCGCAAGCTGGTGCAGATCGGCAAGCCCGGGGCCTACGACTTCGTCGACGGCACCCCCGAGCAGTCAGCCCTGGTCGAGGCCGAGACCAAGGCCGCCTGCACCCAGGCCTATGCCGCGTATCAGCGCATGCTGGCCGCCGGGGTGGCCCGCGAGGTGGCCCGGATCGTGCTGCCGGTGAGCATCTACTCCTCGATGTACGTGACGATGAACGCCCGGGCGCTGATGAACTTCCTGTCGCTGCGCACCAAGCGCGAGAACGCCACCAACCCCTCGTTCCCGCAGCGTGAGATCGAGATGTGCGCGGAGCAGATGGAGGCGTTCTGGCAGGGCCTGATGCCCTTGACCCACGCCGCCTTCGAGGCCAACGGCCGCGTCGCGCCCTGAGACCGACATCACCCGATTCGCGGCGTGGATACAGGTCGGAAGTCCCTGGTGATGCGTTGTGACCCACGTCACATAGGCGCCCGTGTAACACCCACCACCGAGACCCCGATGTAGCCCCCGGATCTCGGAGCTGCCCGGACCCCCGAGCGGGCAGCTCCGAGATCTGTCGTTTGTCGGGAGGCTCCCGGCGCCGACCCTCGGGCGCTCAGCCGCCCCCGCACCTCGCCCAGCGGCGTCCGTGATCTCGGGGTGACCTCTATCCTCGGACACATGTCATCCACCGCGGCTGTCCCCGCTGCGCCGGCCTCCTCGGTTCGGCGCCCGTTCGGCTCCGTGCTGACCGCGATGGTCACCC
Proteins encoded in this region:
- a CDS encoding FAD-dependent thymidylate synthase, whose amino-acid sequence is MAPSGSFGLGRSAWICSLGRVSDDITLASPELRLDVRKDPAADDGHEATFRSEVTVELVRAAARDADVVFAARVSTQGEQTLAHVDDEADRSRGLINYLMRDRHGSPFEHNSMTFYVQAPIFVFREFMRHRIASYNEESGRYRELRPVFYVPGPQRKLVQIGKPGAYDFVDGTPEQSALVEAETKAACTQAYAAYQRMLAAGVAREVARIVLPVSIYSSMYVTMNARALMNFLSLRTKRENATNPSFPQREIEMCAEQMEAFWQGLMPLTHAAFEANGRVAP